One window of Dyadobacter sandarakinus genomic DNA carries:
- a CDS encoding TIGR03915 family putative DNA repair protein, which translates to MELYVFDGTFEGLLSAVFEMYQKKAGAVKLVSRAHFYPDAFQEVFEVISEDEKARRVWAGLSKKCGKEWMMHFYKAFLSEQGATFQDLLDFARYIFDQPEGAVENYGNPHVLAVSQMARKVHREKHRMEAFIRFQQTSDGIYYAHIEPDFNVLPLLIRHFRDRYADQKWIIYDLKRKYGLFYDLEKVEEITFEFSQEMSPALNALSQQLLDPKEELYTLLWKDYFRSVNIPSRKNMKLHIRHVPRRYWKYLSEKQA; encoded by the coding sequence ATGGAACTATATGTTTTTGACGGTACCTTTGAAGGTTTGCTCTCAGCTGTGTTCGAGATGTACCAAAAGAAGGCTGGCGCTGTGAAGCTGGTGAGCCGCGCACACTTTTACCCGGATGCTTTCCAGGAAGTATTTGAGGTGATCAGCGAGGACGAAAAAGCCAGGCGGGTGTGGGCCGGCTTGTCTAAAAAATGCGGTAAGGAATGGATGATGCATTTCTACAAAGCATTTTTGTCCGAGCAGGGCGCTACTTTCCAGGATTTGCTTGATTTTGCACGCTACATTTTCGATCAGCCAGAGGGGGCTGTCGAAAACTATGGGAACCCGCACGTACTTGCCGTCTCGCAAATGGCTCGGAAAGTACACCGTGAAAAACACCGGATGGAGGCATTTATCCGCTTTCAGCAAACGAGCGACGGGATTTACTATGCGCACATTGAACCTGACTTCAATGTGCTGCCCCTGCTGATCCGCCATTTCAGAGACCGGTATGCTGACCAGAAATGGATTATTTATGATTTGAAGCGGAAGTATGGCTTATTTTATGATCTTGAAAAAGTAGAGGAAATTACCTTTGAATTTTCCCAGGAAATGTCGCCGGCACTGAATGCGCTGTCGCAGCAGCTGCTGGATCCAAAGGAGGAACTTTATACTTTACTTTGGAAAGACTACTTCCGCAGTGTAAACATTCCTTCCAGGAAAAATATGAAGCTGCATATCCGCCACGTCCCCAGGCGGTACTGGAAGTACCTTTCTGAAAAACAGGCCTAG